A single window of Nicotiana sylvestris chromosome 3, ASM39365v2, whole genome shotgun sequence DNA harbors:
- the LOC104232583 gene encoding uncharacterized protein, which translates to MFLPDRLKAIANGIAKVFPECYHSICIYHLEKNLKQRRVRSTIINLFQSAARVYLQSEFDDFISQIVVVDKKTFNYLIEEPPGRRDRSHSPRRRYDMLTTNIVESMNNVLRRARELPLLTMMDFIQEKLQSWFYERRTTAEGIFRELSNWAEATLEEKIKPAFTFRALPIDQLKFNVKEGGMEFIVDLDKRTCDCSEFQLDEIPCEHAIVAIESDSTTWVIPDTIKLEITKPPDAKVMLGKRQKNRHVSGTEFKMEPRCGRCKRYGHNRTNCTNSAVVHPYARKYREKMIDYIQ; encoded by the exons ATGTTTTTGCCAGATCGACTCAAGGCCATTGCAAATGGAATTGCAAAAGTTTTCCCTGAGTGCTACCATAGTATTTGCATATATCATTTAGAAAAGAATCTAAAGCAAAGAAGAGTGAGAAGTACTATAATAAACCTCTTTCAAAGTGCTGCAAGAGTATACCTTCAATCAGAATTTGATGACTTTATATCCCAAATAGTTGTTGTTGATAAGAAAACATTCAATTATTTGATAGAGGAACCACCAGGAAGGCGGGATCGTTCACATTCTCCAAGACGACGATATGATATGTTAACAACAAATATTGTTGAGTCAATGAATAATGTTTTGAGACGTGCAAGAGAATTGCCGCTATTAACAATGATGGATTTCATACAAGAAAAATTGCAAAGCTGGTTCTATGAAAGAAGGACAACTGCAGAAGGAATATTCCGTGAGTTATCAAATTGGGCAGAAGCAACATTGGAAGAAAAAATTAAACCAGCTTTTACATTTAGAGCATTGCCCATTGATCAACTCAAATTCAATGTCAAAGAAGGGGGTATGGAATTTATTGTTGATCTAGACAAAAGAACATGTGATTGTTCTGAATTTCAGCTAGATGAGATACCCTGTGAACATGCAATTGTTGCAATTGAAA GTGATTCAACAACATGGGTTATACCAGACACTATTAAATTAGAAATCACTAAGCCTCCAGATGCAAAAGTAATGCTAGGAAAAAGACAGAAGAATCGACATGTTTCCGGTACAGAATTCAAGATGGAACCAAGATGTGGTCGTTGCAAAAGATATGGGCATAACAGAACAAATTGCACAAATTCTGCTGTAGTTCATCCTTATGCAAGAAAATACAGGGAAAAAATGATTGATTATATACAATAA